One region of Palaemon carinicauda isolate YSFRI2023 chromosome 40, ASM3689809v2, whole genome shotgun sequence genomic DNA includes:
- the LOC137631914 gene encoding uncharacterized protein, with the protein MAHKQALEALNATLQDLRNNKFQMVAVTVLLAGDFQQTLPVIPRSTIADELNACLKASFLWSVKALTLTTNMRIQLSDWICERAIQATKKASVANLNLQVLRLVPDNEKSYDPSKIVNYPTEFLNSLDSPGCPPHVLNLKVGASKFHLRNLDSPKLCNRMRLIIKILHSNFFEAMILTEC; encoded by the exons ATGGCCCACAAGCAGGCCCTTGAAGCTCTTAATGCTACCCTTCAAGATCTGCGAAACAACAAGTTTCAGATGGTAGCTGTTACTGTCCTTCTGGCAGGGGACTTTCAGCAAACCTTGCCTGTCATTCCAAGGTCTACGATTGCTGACGAGCTCAATGCCTGCCTCAAAGCATCGTTCCTGTGGAGTGTCAAAGCCCTGACTTTGACCACTAACATGAGGATCCAGTTGTCTG ATTGGATTTGCGAGAGGGCAATCCAGGCCACCAAGAAAGCATCAGTCGCCAACCTCAATCTTCAGGTACTGAGATTGGTGCCAGACAACGAGAAGTCCTACGACCCCAGCAAAATAGTCAACTACCCAACCGAATTTCTAAACTCTTTGGACTCTCCAGGATGTCCTCCCCATGTCCTGAACCTCAAAGTTGGAGCCTCGAAATTTCATCTTCGAAACCTGGACAGTCCAAAACTCTGCAACAGAATGCGACTCATCATCAAAATCCTGCATTCGAACTTCTTCGAAGCAATGATCTTGACTGAGTGTTGA